A single genomic interval of Heterodontus francisci isolate sHetFra1 chromosome 45, sHetFra1.hap1, whole genome shotgun sequence harbors:
- the LOC137356291 gene encoding histone H1-like, which translates to MTDTAAAETAPPAAAATVKTPKKKKAAPRKGSGGPKLGELILKTVAECSVRSGMSLQAIKKALRVKGVDVEKGKFQIKQSIKRLVAKDFLVQTKGTGASGTFKIAEQEKKGNVVKKIKTGAAKRSLVKKTAAKKQITKKTAKKSPGKKIVAKKVSSKKTAAKKVSSKKTATPKKAVKKATLPKKSPAKNAKKAKRATGGKPPKKVQSSRGGKKPKAAKAQKAVPGKK; encoded by the coding sequence atgaccgatactgcagccgccgaaacggctcctccagccgccgccgctacAGTCAAGAcacccaagaagaagaaggcggctcctcGGAAAGGGTCAGGCGGTCCCAAGTTGGGCGAGCTGATCCTCAAGACTGTGGCGGAATGCAGTGTCCGCAGTGGGATGTCACTGCAGGCAATAAAGAAGGCTCTGCGTGTtaaaggtgtcgatgtggagaagggcaagttccaaatcaagcaaagtatcaagcggcttgtggcgaaagacttcctggtgcagacgaagggcacgggggcctccggcaccttcaaaatcgcggaacaggaaaagaagggaaatgtggtgaagaagattaagacaggagcagccaagagatctttagtgaagaaaacagctgccaagaaacagataacaaagaaaacagccaagaaatccccagggaagaaaatagtcgccaagaaagtgagcagcaagaagacagcagccaagaaagtgagcagcaagaagacGGCAACGCCAAAGAAGGCGGTAAAGAAAGCAACGCTTCCAAAAAAATCTCCAGCGAAGAATGCCAAAAAAGCCAAGAGGGCCACGGGCGGAAAGCCGCCCAAGAAAGTCCAATCATCAAGGGGCGGGAAgaagccgaaagcagcaaaggctc
- the LOC137356146 gene encoding histone H2B 5-like has product MVDEKKTAAPSKKGAKKVLKKAPTKGSKKRRKSRKESYSIYVYKVMKQVHPDTGISSKAMSIMNSFVNDIFERIAGEASRLAHYNKRSTISSREIQTAVRLLLPGELAKHAVSEGTKAVTKYTSSK; this is encoded by the coding sequence atggttgacgagaagaaaactgcagcaccttccaagaagggcgccaagaaagttctgaagaaggcgccAACCAAGGGCAGCAAGAAACGGAGAAAATCCAGGAaagaaagttactccatctacgtgtacaaagtgatgaagcaggttcaccctgacaccggcatctcctccaaggccatgagcatcatgaattcgtttgtgaatgatattttcgagcgaatcgcgggtgaggcttcccgcctggcccattacaacaaacgcagcaccatcagctcccgggagatccagaccgccgtgcgcctgctgctacccggggagctggccaaacacgccgtgtcggaaggtacaaaggcggtcaccaagtacaccagctccaagtaa